In Juglans regia cultivar Chandler chromosome 5, Walnut 2.0, whole genome shotgun sequence, the following are encoded in one genomic region:
- the LOC108989366 gene encoding cysteine proteinase inhibitor 6-like: protein MATLGGVPESQGEVEGQAAAIQNSADVEGLARFAVEEHNKKENALLEFARVVKAQEQVVAGTLHHLTLEAIDGGKKKLYEAKVWVKPWINFKELQEFKHADGAHSSSPFTSSDLGVKKGGHGSGWQAVPPNDPQVQDAANHAVKTIQQRSNSLFPYELQDVIHAKAEVIEDFAKFDLLLKLKRGSKEENYKVEVHKNNEGGFHLNQMEQHEG from the exons ATGGCAACCCTAGGAGGTGTTCCCGAATCACAAGGAGAAGTAGAAGGACAAGCTGCAGCAATTCAGAACAGCGCCGATGTCGAAGGCCTCGCTCGTTTCGCCGTCGAAGAACACAACAAGAAGgag AATGCGCTGCTGGAGTTTGCACGGGTTGTGAAGGCGCAAGAACAAGTGGTGGCCGGTACATTGCATCATCTTACTCTGGAGGCCATTGATGGAGGTAAGAAGAAGCTATACGAAGCCAAGGTTTGGGTGAAGCCGTGGATCAACTTCAAGGAATTGCAGGAGTTCAAGCATGCCGATGGTGCCCACTCATCTTCGCCATTTACCTCTTCAGATCTTGGTGTTAAGAAAG GTGGGCATGGCTCAGGATGGCAAGCAGTGCCACCAAATGATCCCCAAGTTCAGGACGCAGCAAATCATGCTGTCAAGACTATCCAGCAAAGGTCTAACTCGTTGTTCCCTTATGAACTTCAAGATGTCATTCATGCAAAGGCAGAG GTGATAGAAGATTTTGCAAAGTTCGACTTGCTTCTAAAGCTCAAAAGGGGaagcaaagaagaaaactaTAAAGTGGAGGTACATAAGAACAATGAAGGTGGCTTCCATTTGAATCAGATGGAGCAACATGAGGGCTGA